TCGATACGGCCGGATCGCGATGTGCGTATCGACCAGTCGTATGCCCGCGTTCCCGCGGGCACCGCGCGGATCTCCATGGTTCTGTCCGTCAATTGGCCGCGATAACGCATCAGGCGGTGGATGCCGCGCCGGTATGCGGCAGCGTCCTGCCCGGCGATGTCCAGGGCGCCGTCCAGCACGACATCGCCGTCCACGTCGATGCGCGGGGGACTTTCCGCGCCGTCATGCGCATCGCCGTCCGTGACAGGCAGGCGTACGGTGGCGCCTGGAGACAAGGTCAGCGACGGCATCGACAGCGTGCGCGTCGCATCCGGCGCGAGCAGGGCGCCGCCATCGTCGATCCGCACCGGGCCGCCCAGCGTCCCCTCGCCGCCCAGCGCCGCGCCTTTGCGCACGACGACCGCGCCCGTGGCCGCGTGTTGATCGCCATTCACGATGAGCGTGCCGCGCCGCACGTCGGTCATGCCGGAATAGGTGTTCGCGGCAAGCAGCACGGTGGTGCCGCTGCCGGCGTGCACGATGCGTCCGGGGCCGTGAATGCCGGCGCGCATCTGCACCGCGTCGCGGCGGTTGAAGATCAAGGTGTTGTGGTTATGGACGGGACCCGCGACCGAACCGGCGACGCCGCCGTTGCCCAGTTGCAGCGCGCCGTCGCCGATGGCGGTCGGGCCGGTGTAGTGCTGGTCGGCGGTCAGTGTGGTCTTGCCCGCGCCGATGAAGTACACGCCGCCGTTCCCGCTGATGCGGCCGTCGAAGACGGTGTCGGCGTCGTGATCGAACTCGACCAGGTCGTGGTTCAGGATATGCCCTGCCACGCTGCCTTGCGCGTAGCCGTCGCCGATCCGCAGGATGCCGCGTTCGACGATGGTGCCGCCGGTGTACGTATTGGCGCCAGTGAGGCGCAGCAGCCCCGGGCCTGATTTGCGCAGGCTGCCCGGGCCCGACATGTCATAAGAAATGGTCATTTGCCCGCCGGGCTGTTGCACCGGAACATCCAGGCGGCTTTTCAGAATGAACCGGCGCCGCTCGCCGTCGCGTCCGGCCTCGGCGGGCGCCGCCGCGTCCAGCATCAGCAAAGGCATGGCAAGCAGCGGCATGGTCAGAAGCGATCGCGTCGACCATTGGCGCCGGGCGCCGGCCCCCTGCGCGCCGCGCGCCTTGCCGGCGGGTTCCCGCCCCGCGCCATGGGATCCCGGTTCCCGCAGGACTGGCTGCGTCCGGGCCAACGGGCGTGGCTGCGCTCGGGCCAGGGGCGAGGGCTGCGCCGCGGCCAACGGAAGGGATGTGGGCCTGCCCAAGGGATCGCGCCGGGTTCGCGCGAGCGATTCGGGATGCGGCTGGCGCTGCGATGCGGGGCGGGCTCTCGCGAGCAATGCAGGACGGACCTTCACCATGGATCAGTCTCCGTAGACGGCGCGTGCGCGAGGCCTGGGCCGGCCGCCGTGTGGCGGTGTCCGGCATCGGGCGCGCGGAAAAGGAAAAGGCCGGCGGGGAGCCGGCGTCCGGCAATCCCGGCGGAGTCTAGGAGTCTGATACCGAGTAAGACGAAGAGAGGGGCGTAATGCGGACTGGTCCTAGGTTCAAACGACCGACATCGTCCCAAGGACCGGGAGTCGATCCGAAAAGGCGCGGTGTCGGTGCGGGGGTTTGGCTGATATCCCGATGGTGGGCCGGACCGTGTCCTAGTTCTGCTTGTCGGCGTCCAAACGTTCCGGGTCCAGCCGCATGCCGCCGCGGCGATGGGTCAGGAACGTGATGCCCCACAGGATCACCCCCAGCAGCAACAGCCACCCGGCAACGTGGTACTGGATCGGGTCGCGGCCCGTCAGCGGCGTCACCAGGAACAGGCAGGAGGCCGCCCCAAGCCATGGGACCAGCGTCACGGTGCGGAAGTGTTCGTGCTGCACCCGGTCGCGCCGCAGCACGAGCACGGCGACGTTGACGAACGCGAAGACGGCCAGGAGCAGCAGGGCGGTGGTGCCGCCCAGGGCGCGGATGGCCTGCGATTCCGCTCGCGACACCAGAATCGTCAGCGCCAGGCCGATCACCGTGGTGAACAGAATGGCCGCCCACGGGGTGCGGGTCCGCTCGTGTACCCGCGAAAGAAAGCCGGGCAGCACACCCTGATTCGCCATCCCGTACAGCAGGCGGCTGGCCATCATCATGTTGATCAGCGCCGAATTGGCCACCGCGAACATCGATATGACCGGCATGATCTGTTCGGTCGGCAGGCCGGGCGCGGCGCGTTGCACCACCAGCACCAGCGGCGTACTGCTCGCAGCCAATTCGCCGACGGGCACCAGTGCGACCGCGCAGATCGATACCAGGACGTAGATGGCCGCCGTCAGGCCCAGGCCGGTCAGCATCACTTTGGGGAAGATGCGATGCGGCGCGTGCGTTTCCTCCGCCATGTTGACGGAGTCCTCGAAACCCACCATGGCGAAGAACGCCAGCGTGGTGGCCGAGGTCACGGCCAGGAAAACGCTCTTGTCTTCCGGCGTTTCGAACGCCATGGCGCGCGAGAAATCCGCCTGTCCGCCCGCAATGGCATAGAAGCCCAGCACAATCACCATGAGAAGGCCGCTGAGCTCGATCAGCGTCAGTACGACGTTGGCCTTGACGCTGTGCGAGGCGCCGCGCAGGTTCAGGAGCATGACCACCGCCAGGAAGCCCAGCGCGCCCAGCGTGACGATATTCCCGTCCGCCTGCACGCCGAAGGCCGCGAACAGGTTGGCGGCAAAGGCGCGCGAGGCCGTGGCCGCCGAGGTCAGCCCGGAACACATGACCGTGAAAGCGACGATGAAGGTCAGGAAATGCACTCCGAAGGCCTTGTGCACGTACAGCGCCGCGCCGGCGGCCTGAGGATACTTCGTCACCAGCTCCAGGTACGACAGGGCCGTCAGCAGCGCCACCACGAAGGCCACGAGAAAGGGCAGCCATGCCGCGCCGCCGACTTCCTTGGCGACCTGTCCCGTCAGGGCATAGACACCGGTGCCTAGAATGTCTCCGACGATGAAGAGCAGCAACAGTTTGGGCCCCATGACGCGCGCGAGCGGCGTGTGATTGTCGGCCGCACGGCCGGTCGATGGCTGGGTGGCGCTGGACATGGCGTGATTCCTATGTTGGCTTTATTCGATCTGTGATGTATCCCGTGAACGCGACGCGTCAGTCATTGGCATAGCGGAATTCAGGCAGGGCCCGCAGCGAATCCTTCGTCGCGCCTTCCATGCGCAGGCGCTTGTCGACCACCTGCAGCTGCTTGAAAGGCACGGCGACCAGGCGTTTGCCCATGCCGAGGAATCCGCCAACGGACAGGATGGCGTACGGCTCCTGATCGCCCGGACTGACGATGATGTCGTCCACGGTGCCGATTTTGTTGTTGTCGTTGTTATGGATGTCCGCGCCGATCAGTTTCGACGCCCGATAGCCGGTCGCGAGCTGCACCACGTCGACGCGTTTCTGGGTAATCGATTGCGGGGCGCCCTGCGCGAGCGGCGCGCCGATCGGCAAGGTGACGGCCAGGATGCCGGCCGCCAGGGCGGCCGCGATCGGAACGGGTGTGGCGGTTCGCTTCATGATGGAAATCCTCCCAAGGTGCGGGCGGGCCGGCATGCCCGCCCTCGCGGCGAGGCTGGCCGGCGCCGGAAGCGCCGCCGGCCAGCCCATCCGTATGCGCCCGGAAGCAAGCAGCGGGCCTGACAGTACAGATGGCGGTCTTTCGCGCGCCGCTCTGTACATTGCGCCCCGCGC
The sequence above is a segment of the Bordetella genomosp. 9 genome. Coding sequences within it:
- a CDS encoding autotransporter-associated beta strand repeat-containing protein, with product MPLLAMPLLMLDAAAPAEAGRDGERRRFILKSRLDVPVQQPGGQMTISYDMSGPGSLRKSGPGLLRLTGANTYTGGTIVERGILRIGDGYAQGSVAGHILNHDLVEFDHDADTVFDGRISGNGGVYFIGAGKTTLTADQHYTGPTAIGDGALQLGNGGVAGSVAGPVHNHNTLIFNRRDAVQMRAGIHGPGRIVHAGSGTTVLLAANTYSGMTDVRRGTLIVNGDQHAATGAVVVRKGAALGGEGTLGGPVRIDDGGALLAPDATRTLSMPSLTLSPGATVRLPVTDGDAHDGAESPPRIDVDGDVVLDGALDIAGQDAAAYRRGIHRLMRYRGQLTDRTMEIRAVPAGTRAYDWSIRTSRSGRIDVVHTAAGPLLIWEGRDPQADGAGGWTDGAYAVFDGQPGTVEIASRDAPVTFSGAQFATDGYRLTGPGVLKATAALTPLRVGDGVSGSETMRATIEAAIEGAAILMKTGRGTLQLGGANRHTGGVLLQEGILEIGDDRNLGAPRAPLTFAGGALRTTGDVDSGRPIRLGAQGGLIDTGGRIVRWRGTADRRWRVDEDGSRHT
- a CDS encoding PRC-barrel domain-containing protein, producing MKRTATPVPIAAALAAGILAVTLPIGAPLAQGAPQSITQKRVDVVQLATGYRASKLIGADIHNNDNNKIGTVDDIIVSPGDQEPYAILSVGGFLGMGKRLVAVPFKQLQVVDKRLRMEGATKDSLRALPEFRYAND
- a CDS encoding APC family permease; translated protein: MSSATQPSTGRAADNHTPLARVMGPKLLLLFIVGDILGTGVYALTGQVAKEVGGAAWLPFLVAFVVALLTALSYLELVTKYPQAAGAALYVHKAFGVHFLTFIVAFTVMCSGLTSAATASRAFAANLFAAFGVQADGNIVTLGALGFLAVVMLLNLRGASHSVKANVVLTLIELSGLLMVIVLGFYAIAGGQADFSRAMAFETPEDKSVFLAVTSATTLAFFAMVGFEDSVNMAEETHAPHRIFPKVMLTGLGLTAAIYVLVSICAVALVPVGELAASSTPLVLVVQRAAPGLPTEQIMPVISMFAVANSALINMMMASRLLYGMANQGVLPGFLSRVHERTRTPWAAILFTTVIGLALTILVSRAESQAIRALGGTTALLLLAVFAFVNVAVLVLRRDRVQHEHFRTVTLVPWLGAASCLFLVTPLTGRDPIQYHVAGWLLLLGVILWGITFLTHRRGGMRLDPERLDADKQN